One window of Streptomyces sp. FIT100 genomic DNA carries:
- a CDS encoding helix-turn-helix transcriptional regulator: MTGGVGIENGDEGHDRVAEGESDREPDPSDSLRTFGAVTQALREHAGYSRAEFADLVRFSKHTVESVELGRRMPDESFVTRADELLGNTGALRNSARYVTRGRGDAGLAAWFRRWAQLERVAMSLCTYECRLVPGLLQSEVYARAVFEGTVPVAPDDQLESFMAKRMERQRMLFERPTTPFSFIVEEHVFRRRFGDAGQVRGMVDHVLELSAPRNVTLQIVPLEAGLHACLDGPVRLLETPKGQRLAYSEGQQNGRLISDPKEVSLLHQRYDTLRSQALNAKDSRGLLERLRGEL, encoded by the coding sequence ATGACGGGCGGCGTCGGCATCGAGAACGGCGACGAGGGCCACGACCGCGTGGCGGAGGGCGAGTCCGACCGGGAGCCCGATCCCTCGGACAGCCTGCGGACCTTCGGGGCCGTCACCCAGGCGTTGCGCGAGCACGCGGGCTACAGCAGGGCCGAGTTCGCGGATCTGGTGCGCTTTTCCAAACACACCGTGGAGTCCGTGGAGCTGGGCCGGCGGATGCCCGACGAGTCGTTCGTCACGAGGGCGGACGAACTACTGGGGAACACGGGCGCGTTACGGAATTCGGCTCGGTACGTGACACGGGGGCGCGGCGACGCGGGGCTCGCGGCATGGTTTCGGCGATGGGCGCAGCTGGAGCGGGTGGCGATGAGTCTGTGCACGTATGAGTGCAGGCTGGTGCCGGGGCTGTTGCAGTCGGAGGTCTATGCGCGGGCGGTGTTCGAGGGAACCGTGCCGGTGGCGCCGGACGACCAGCTGGAGAGCTTCATGGCCAAGCGGATGGAGCGCCAGCGCATGCTGTTCGAGCGGCCGACGACGCCGTTCAGCTTCATCGTCGAGGAGCATGTCTTCCGGCGCCGGTTCGGGGATGCCGGGCAGGTGCGGGGGATGGTTGACCATGTGCTGGAACTGAGCGCGCCGCGCAATGTGACGCTTCAGATCGTCCCGCTGGAGGCCGGGTTGCACGCGTGCCTGGACGGTCCCGTGCGGCTGTTGGAGACTCCCAAGGGGCAGAGGCTCGCGTACTCGGAAGGTCAGCAGAACGGCCGTCTGATCTCCGACCCGAAAGAGGTGAGTCTCCTCCACCAGCGCTATGACACACTGCGCTCGCAGGCCCTGAACGCCAAGGACTCGCGGGGTCTGCTGGAGCGACTCCGAGGAGAGCTATGA
- a CDS encoding DUF397 domain-containing protein encodes MNATPEPAWSKSSYSGSQGDDCVEVAVIEQAVCVRDSKDVARPHFAVGRDGWSRFVGFLTDV; translated from the coding sequence ATGAACGCGACGCCGGAACCGGCCTGGTCCAAGTCCAGCTACAGCGGCAGCCAGGGTGACGACTGCGTCGAGGTCGCCGTCATCGAGCAGGCCGTCTGCGTACGGGACTCCAAGGACGTGGCGCGCCCCCACTTCGCGGTCGGGCGGGACGGCTGGTCGCGGTTCGTGGGGTTCCTGACGGACGTCTGA
- a CDS encoding ricin-type beta-trefoil lectin domain protein: MSLRMRHHPFRGIALAVAALTAALSWTPGSASAAPDPAPASTAAVQAVTFEDTFDGAAGSAVDGSKWQIETGDNVANHERQYYTAGNANASLNGQGQLVITARRENPGNYQCWYGRCEYTSARLNTAGRFTTTYGHVEARLKVPRGQGMWPAFWMLGNDIGDIGWPASGEIDVMENVGFEPSTVHGTLHGPGYSGSGGIGAAYSLPGGQPFADAFHTFAVDWAPDSITWSVDGTVYQRRTPADLGGRQWVFNKPFFLILNLAVGGYWPGDPDGSTVFPQQLVVDHVRVTTSDSGGGGTTGTLRGLSGKCLDVAGAATANGTPVQLYTCNGSAAQRWTVGTDGTVRALGKCLDAAAAGTADGTRVQLWDCNGTGAQRWSYNASTNDVVNLPANKCLDVLDNNPADGTPTQIWTCSGGANQKWSLVA; the protein is encoded by the coding sequence ATGTCCTTACGGATGCGCCACCACCCCTTCCGCGGCATCGCCCTGGCGGTCGCCGCCCTCACCGCCGCGCTCAGCTGGACCCCCGGTTCCGCGTCCGCCGCACCCGACCCGGCCCCCGCCTCCACCGCGGCGGTCCAGGCCGTGACCTTCGAGGACACCTTCGACGGCGCCGCCGGATCCGCGGTCGACGGCTCCAAGTGGCAGATCGAGACCGGCGACAACGTTGCCAACCACGAGCGCCAGTACTACACCGCGGGCAACGCCAACGCCTCGCTCAACGGCCAGGGGCAGCTGGTCATCACGGCCCGCCGGGAGAACCCCGGCAACTACCAGTGCTGGTACGGCCGTTGCGAGTACACCTCCGCACGCCTCAACACGGCCGGCCGCTTCACCACAACCTACGGCCATGTCGAGGCCCGACTGAAAGTCCCGCGCGGCCAGGGCATGTGGCCCGCCTTCTGGATGCTCGGCAACGACATCGGCGACATCGGCTGGCCCGCGAGCGGTGAGATCGACGTCATGGAGAACGTCGGCTTCGAACCGAGCACCGTCCACGGCACCCTCCACGGCCCCGGCTACTCGGGCAGCGGCGGGATCGGCGCCGCGTACTCCCTGCCCGGCGGCCAGCCCTTCGCCGACGCCTTCCACACCTTCGCCGTCGACTGGGCGCCCGACTCGATCACCTGGTCCGTCGACGGCACGGTCTACCAGCGCCGCACCCCCGCCGACCTCGGCGGCAGGCAATGGGTGTTCAACAAGCCCTTCTTCCTCATCCTGAACCTCGCCGTCGGCGGCTACTGGCCGGGCGACCCCGACGGCTCGACCGTCTTCCCGCAGCAGCTCGTCGTGGACCACGTCCGCGTCACCACCTCGGACAGCGGCGGCGGTGGCACCACCGGCACCCTGCGCGGCCTCTCCGGCAAATGCCTCGACGTCGCCGGCGCCGCGACCGCCAACGGCACCCCCGTCCAGCTGTACACCTGCAACGGCTCCGCCGCCCAGCGCTGGACGGTCGGCACCGACGGCACCGTCCGCGCCCTCGGCAAGTGCCTCGACGCGGCCGCCGCGGGCACGGCGGACGGCACCCGCGTCCAGCTGTGGGACTGCAACGGCACGGGCGCGCAGAGATGGTCGTACAACGCGTCGACCAACGACGTGGTCAACCTGCCGGCGAACAAGTGCCTGGACGTCCTGGACAACAACCCGGCGGACGGGACCCCGACGCAGATCTGGACCTGCTCGGGCGGGGCGAACCAGAAGTGGTCGCTGGTGGCGTAG
- a CDS encoding MHYT domain-containing protein, giving the protein MAHLQHFSAGWLSPVLAYVMACIGAALGLRCTVRALAADGSSRRNWLVTASVAIGSGIWTMHFIAMLGFGVAGSAIRYDVPLTLLSLLVAVAVVGAGVFTVGYGRSRWRSLLLGGLGTGLGVGAMHYLGMAALRLHGSVGYDLPMVVLSLAVAVGAATAALWAALVVRGAAGAAVAALVMGAAVCSMHYTGMAAVRIELDPGRGALDGATAMEFIFPLAVLLGSFLFLASAFVALSPTARESAESADATAAPLLDDTAAQAG; this is encoded by the coding sequence GTGGCTCACCTTCAACACTTCAGCGCCGGATGGCTCTCCCCGGTCCTTGCCTATGTGATGGCCTGCATCGGCGCCGCGCTCGGACTGCGCTGCACCGTGCGGGCCCTGGCCGCGGACGGCAGTTCGCGGCGCAACTGGCTGGTGACGGCGTCGGTCGCGATCGGTTCGGGCATCTGGACGATGCACTTCATCGCCATGCTCGGTTTCGGCGTCGCCGGATCGGCGATCCGCTACGACGTCCCGCTCACCCTGCTCAGCCTGCTGGTCGCCGTGGCGGTGGTCGGGGCCGGCGTCTTCACCGTCGGCTACGGGCGCTCCCGTTGGCGCTCGCTCCTGCTGGGCGGACTCGGAACGGGCCTCGGCGTCGGCGCCATGCACTACCTCGGGATGGCCGCGCTCCGGCTGCACGGCAGCGTCGGCTACGACCTGCCGATGGTCGTCCTCTCGCTGGCCGTCGCCGTCGGTGCGGCAACCGCCGCACTTTGGGCGGCCCTTGTCGTCCGCGGCGCCGCGGGCGCCGCCGTCGCCGCCCTCGTCATGGGGGCCGCGGTGTGCAGCATGCACTACACCGGAATGGCCGCCGTACGGATCGAACTCGACCCGGGACGGGGCGCCTTGGACGGCGCGACCGCCATGGAGTTCATCTTCCCCCTCGCGGTGCTGCTCGGCTCGTTCCTCTTCCTGGCCTCCGCCTTCGTCGCGCTCTCGCCCACCGCGCGCGAGTCCGCCGAGAGCGCCGATGCCACCGCGGCGCCGCTGCTCGACGACACC